In Candidatus Dadabacteria bacterium, the DNA window ATGCTTACGTCACAACTTATCCCTTTTTGATTGAAAATCTGCCGAAGTCAGGAAACCTGATTCACTAAGAACTAATCCACGCTTGCATTTAAGATTTCGCGTGCTATTTCCAAACCGGAAGTATGGAAGTTGGTCTAAATCTGCTTGTATATTATCAGCAATCATCCTTGCAATTGCGGCATTAAATACCGCAATTGCAAGGTACAAATCTCATTTTTAACAACGAAGATGAGTCTTAATACACCTTCCCAATTATCTCATCAGAAGCGCATGCGCGTAACCACACCAAAAGTACGGGGCTGACCCACTCTGTAGGCAAGACGGGCCCGTCCTCCCCGCTCGCGGTCAAACGAAAGCTTAACGTTTTCATCCGTAATATTCTTTACGTAAGCCGTGAACTCGATATTGTCATATACCAAGCCCGCAGAAAGGTTAAACAGGTGGTATGAATCAAGCAGCAGATCAACTTCCGTTGCCTCATCGGCAGAAGCACCCCTGTAGGGCAATCCATGTCCAAAAACTCCCCTGCCGGGAATCTGATCGCCTGATTGCGTGATGCTGTCACCTACAAACTGCCATGAAGCCGAGAGAAAGCTTTCTCCGGCACTCAGAACACCTGGCAAAGTATAAGTGGCGGATCCTGAGAGCTGCCAGTCTGGAACAGAAGGTATGCGGTTACCCTCCTCTATTCCCTCAACCACATCCCCATCTGCCGTCCTGATAGTGGAATCAAACTCTGCTTCTAAATAGCTTCCGGCAAAAGCGAGCAGCAAAGATCTTGTCGGTTGAATAGACAGTTCAAGCTCCGCTCCCGCAGTGTGAGATTCAGGTACGCTGATCGTAACCCTGGAAGAGCAGGGTCCCGCATCAACGTTTACACCCAGATTCTCAATGTCGGTATAAAAAACCGAGCCGTTGAACGTAACACTCTCAAAGGAGGACTTAAACCCGACCTCGTAGTTCCAGAGAGTCTCATCCTCAAACTCCTGATACCCCCGGAAAGTATCATAGGCATCTCCGCAAAGCAGCTGGTTAAGCGGGTCATTAACTCCGCCGAGACGAAAGCCCCGGGAAATCTGAGCATTCACAGTAACGTTATCGTTAGCATCGTAGCTCACCATAAACCGAGGTGTAAATCCGTCGGAGGAAACCGTAATGTCCTGATTCTGGGCATCAGCATTCGAGAAACCTCCACCGGATCTGAAAGTCTTATCCTCTTCCCAGTCATACCAGCGCAGACCGGCCGTTAAGTCCAGACGTTCGAGCAACGCGTAGGTCGCCTCGCCGAAAAGCGCAATCTGCCTTAAATCATATGTCAGATCGGAACTATAAGGTGAATCCACTGCATCGGGGAAGTTAGTGTCAGCCGAAGGTATAAATAGCGCATCATACCCTGGAGTCGGCAAACGCTGAGAATAGTCACGTTCCACGTCGGAGTAGAAAACACCCGCAAGCCACTGAAATGCGCCGTTATCGCTTGAACTCAAGCGAAGTTCATGGGTCATCTGTTCAAGGTCGGTAGTGTCACGCAGATTGGATGGGTTTGCCACTTGATCCTCCGCAAATCCAAGGTCCACGCTCACGCTACCGGTAAGGGCACTCGCATCACGACTTACAAGAAGATCTCGGTTTATATAGCTTACCGAGTATGTAACGTCAAAGAAGTCTTCAACGCTCCAATTTACCACGGTGTCAAAAATCAGAGTTTCATCTTCAAAGGCCTCGCCAAGCAGCAGATGCTGCTCTCTATCACCAAGCGGAGTCGGGGGATCGGTATAGGGGTTTGCAAAAAGGTTAAATACCTCGTCGCGGTTAAAACCTCCAAGATCAATGTTCTGATATATAACTCGCGGAGTAATGGACAGGTTTTCGGTCGGTTCCCATAAAAGGGAAATACGTCCACCGTGACGGGTGCCGTCGTTTACATCCTCATCCACAGCACCCCCTTCCTTTTGCGCATCGATGAAACCGCCGTATCTAGTGCCGTAAGCAACCAAGCGAAAGGCCGCATCTTCGCCTAAAGGAACATTGAGGGCCGTTTTCAGATGACCTCCAACAGAACCTTCGTCAAGATAATTTCCGTCAATCTCGGCTTTAACCTCGGTTACACCCAAAAGTGGCTGGTTGGTTATATAGCGAACGGTACCGCCGATTGAGCCTGATCCGAAGAGCGTGCCCTGCGGTCCCCTCAAGGTTTCCACACGGTTAAGGTCGAAAAGATCGATGTCAGGAGTGAAAAGCGACAGTGATATAGGGGTTTCGTCGAGATACACGCCAACCTGTTCCTTTACGCCAGGCTGGTCCCGCACTATCTGTCCGGAAGAAACGCCGCGGATCGTGACTACGCTTTGTCCTGGCCCGAGGTTCTGTATGGAGAGTCCGGCAACATTGCGGGAAAGATCCTCCAGATTAGCAGTGTTAAGACGCTCTATATCCTCTCCTGACTGAACATTCAGGGAGAAAGGCACATCCTGGGCAAGCTGAACACGCTTGGTGGCGGTCACAAGCATTTTCCGAAGTGTGTAACTGCCTTCATCTACCGCGCTGAGACTTTCTTTTTGCTCATCCTGCCTCTCTTGCGCAACTGCGGTTAGGGGAAAAACTAATGAGAACAGGGAAAGAAATGCAAAGAATCTTATGGCTACGCCAAGCCGAATCTTAAAGTTCATCTTCAAAACCTCCTTAAATCACTCACTTTATTGCGATTCAGACCACATACTTAGCAATATTTCGCATTTTAACACATTTGCTCCGGAATTTGGTAGAAAAAAGTGCCCAGGGCCGGACTCGAACCGGCACGGGAGATACTCCCGAGGGATTTTAAGTCCCTTGCGTCTACCAATTCCGCCACCCGGGCATTACGCTGAACGGAGTTCAGAACTGGAGGCGGCGCCCGGAATCGAACCGGGGTATAACGGTTTTGCAGACCGTTGCCTTACCTCTTGGCTACGCCGCCCCTGTAACATGGGATTTTAAATTTTACCGAAAAAAAAAGTTTTGTGAATTTTGGCAAGCGGCAAATCCAAGTTCCCTTATGACTCTGGATTGATTTCGAAGCTTCCATCAATAATCGCTTTTCCCGACAGAAAGACTCTTTTCTCAGAAAGTCTTGTATTAACGAGGCCTCCTCTTTCTGACGCCTGATAGCCCGTGAGTTCTTTTTTCCCCAGCCTGCGGCTCCAGAAAGGACAGAGGCAGCAGTGAGCAGATCCCGTAACCGGATCCTCCTCTATCCCGGCGTTAGGAGCGAAAAAACGCGATACGAAATCATAACGGTGAGAACTCGAGACGCTCGTTATTATAAGTCCTCTGGAATCAAGCCTACTGATGCGGGCGAGTTCCGGGACAGCACTTCTTACCGTCTTTTCGCTCTCGTAAAGAGCTATGTAATCAAAGCGGTTTCTGCCCACGTAAAGAGGCCTCTGGGAAATCGCCATAAGCAGGTCCTCCGGCATCTCAACTTCCCAAGGATCCTCTGAGGGAAAATCCATTTCTATGAGATCGCTTTTTCTCCTCGCGGTAAGAATTCCGCTTTTTGTGGAAAACACGGCGTCTTCCGTATCGGGAAGGATACTGAGAGTGAAAAGAATATGGGCGCTTGCAAGGGTGGCGTGCCCGCAAAGGTCAACTTCCATCTTGGGAGTAAACCATCTGAGTTCAAAAACGCCTTTTCTCTTGAGTAAAAAAGCAGTCTCTGAGAGATTTACCCGGGAAGCAATCTCCTGTTTTGTCCGATCCGGCACTTCTTTTTCAAGAATGCACACAGCGGCCGGATTCCCGGAATTCGGCCCGTCGGTAAAAGCATCAATGGTGTATATCCTCATCACGCCGGGAGTCTCGACGCACCGTGGTGACCGGGGCGCCGCTTGAGGGCCAGAATAGCGTCTTTTATGCCCGAGAGCGTTAGGGGAAACATGTTGCCTTCGTAAAAATCGTTCAGCATGCCTATGCTTTCAGTCCACCTCCACTCATCTTGCGGCACGGGGTTAAGCCACACTGTAAAAGGATATTTCGCCTTTATCCTGTTAAGCCACAGAAGGCCCGGCTCATCGTTATTGTGTTCAACGCTTCCGTTGGGATACACAAGTTCCCACGGGGACATGGAGGCGTCACCGACTATAACGCACTTGTAGTCGCCGTT includes these proteins:
- a CDS encoding TonB-dependent receptor yields the protein MNFKIRLGVAIRFFAFLSLFSLVFPLTAVAQERQDEQKESLSAVDEGSYTLRKMLVTATKRVQLAQDVPFSLNVQSGEDIERLNTANLEDLSRNVAGLSIQNLGPGQSVVTIRGVSSGQIVRDQPGVKEQVGVYLDETPISLSLFTPDIDLFDLNRVETLRGPQGTLFGSGSIGGTVRYITNQPLLGVTEVKAEIDGNYLDEGSVGGHLKTALNVPLGEDAAFRLVAYGTRYGGFIDAQKEGGAVDEDVNDGTRHGGRISLLWEPTENLSITPRVIYQNIDLGGFNRDEVFNLFANPYTDPPTPLGDREQHLLLGEAFEDETLIFDTVVNWSVEDFFDVTYSVSYINRDLLVSRDASALTGSVSVDLGFAEDQVANPSNLRDTTDLEQMTHELRLSSSDNGAFQWLAGVFYSDVERDYSQRLPTPGYDALFIPSADTNFPDAVDSPYSSDLTYDLRQIALFGEATYALLERLDLTAGLRWYDWEEDKTFRSGGGFSNADAQNQDITVSSDGFTPRFMVSYDANDNVTVNAQISRGFRLGGVNDPLNQLLCGDAYDTFRGYQEFEDETLWNYEVGFKSSFESVTFNGSVFYTDIENLGVNVDAGPCSSRVTISVPESHTAGAELELSIQPTRSLLLAFAGSYLEAEFDSTIRTADGDVVEGIEEGNRIPSVPDWQLSGSATYTLPGVLSAGESFLSASWQFVGDSITQSGDQIPGRGVFGHGLPYRGASADEATEVDLLLDSYHLFNLSAGLVYDNIEFTAYVKNITDENVKLSFDRERGGRARLAYRVGQPRTFGVVTRMRF
- a CDS encoding PhzF family phenazine biosynthesis protein produces the protein MRIYTIDAFTDGPNSGNPAAVCILEKEVPDRTKQEIASRVNLSETAFLLKRKGVFELRWFTPKMEVDLCGHATLASAHILFTLSILPDTEDAVFSTKSGILTARRKSDLIEMDFPSEDPWEVEMPEDLLMAISQRPLYVGRNRFDYIALYESEKTVRSAVPELARISRLDSRGLIITSVSSSHRYDFVSRFFAPNAGIEEDPVTGSAHCCLCPFWSRRLGKKELTGYQASERGGLVNTRLSEKRVFLSGKAIIDGSFEINPES